The following coding sequences lie in one Bdellovibrionales bacterium genomic window:
- a CDS encoding HupE/UreJ family protein produces the protein MKRLNFLLSSLMVTAFSMLIPAMSLAHGISEADKQAMLNGGYVKYMWLGATHMLTGYDHLLFIFGVIFFLTTFKDIVKFISVFTVGHCITLIFATFFKITANYYIIDAIIAVSVMYKGFENINGFKKVFDWEPPSLLKMVFLFGLLHGFGLSTRLQQLPLGDDNVGMLFRILSFNVGVEVGQIAALVAMMVFLSGFRKAAGWAKFAYAANISLIAGGIFLFFMQFHGYWHQTSSDEFPLNQDDHSHIHLDMKTEELESFQ, from the coding sequence ATGAAGCGACTCAATTTTTTATTAAGTTCTCTTATGGTGACTGCTTTTTCAATGCTGATTCCAGCCATGTCTTTGGCGCATGGAATTTCAGAAGCGGACAAGCAAGCCATGTTAAATGGTGGATATGTAAAGTACATGTGGCTCGGCGCGACTCATATGTTAACTGGATATGATCATTTACTGTTTATTTTTGGTGTCATATTTTTTCTAACGACCTTTAAAGACATTGTGAAATTCATCAGTGTCTTTACAGTCGGCCATTGCATTACACTTATATTTGCAACTTTCTTTAAAATCACAGCGAACTACTACATTATTGATGCAATTATAGCAGTGAGCGTGATGTACAAGGGCTTTGAAAATATTAATGGCTTTAAGAAAGTTTTTGATTGGGAACCACCTTCGCTTCTGAAGATGGTCTTTCTTTTCGGCCTTCTTCATGGGTTTGGTTTATCGACAAGGCTTCAGCAACTACCGCTGGGAGATGACAACGTTGGAATGCTATTCCGTATATTGTCATTCAATGTTGGCGTCGAAGTTGGACAGATTGCGGCCCTTGTTGCCATGATGGTTTTTCTAAGTGGATTTAGGAAGGCAGCGGGCTGGGCTAAGTTCGCTTACGCAGCCAACATTTCTTTAATTGCCGGGGGAATATTTTTGTTCTTCATGCAGTTCCATGGGTACTGGCATCAGACATCGTCTGACGAATTCCCTTTGAATCAGGATGATCACAGCCATATTCACCTAGACATGAAGACCGAAGAGCTAGAAAGCTTCCAATAA